A genomic stretch from Streptococcus oralis includes:
- a CDS encoding YfhO family protein translates to MKSFFKTYQTYFISFIIPVVIMSGVYLSQGIYWNSDTSPLLGDGFHQYVIFDVALRNILHGNGSLFYTFTSGLGLNFYALSSYYLSSFLSPLVYFFNLSNMPDAVYLTTLLKFGLIGLSTFFSLNRLFKDIPKSLKLAQSTSYALMSFTVSQLEIKTWLDVFILIPLIITGLHMLITEKKRLLYFTSLSILFIQNYYFGYMTALFLIFWYLCQISWDFKTRKSSFLDFVVTSFLAGMASLIMTLPTLFDLQTHGEKLTEVTKFQTESSWYLDLFAKQFIGSFDTTKYGAIPMIFVGLLPFILTILFFTIKSIRFHVKLTYAIFFTFLITSFYIEALDLFLQGMHTPNMFLHRYAWIFSTLLIYTAAEVLNRLKELKLWNLFVSLFLVLTGFLATVYFKSHYSFLTDLNILLTLEFLLVYALLLLAVIRKFISVNLFAILMSLFITAELSLNSSSQMEGIAKEWAFASRSAYNRDVTAMESILNQIDNPFTRTEKLQIQTGNDSMKFNYNGISQFSSVRNRSASTSLDKLGFKSSGTNLNLRYANNSLLADSLFGIQYNISETSLDKYGFQEIYQKDHLTLYKNQLSLPIAFATQSIYTDVNFNNHTLDNQALFINQLANLNLDYFSQIAYDKTDTSDGLTSITGSANEDAKIDYQIEVPQNSQVYLSFSNLHFTNDKQKKVDIIVNGEKKTFTTDNAFNFFNLGYTEEQKTFDISVSFPGNSQVSFESPTFYRLDTQALTEAIQKIKEQPVEVSTSKNKVFATYEVKQDTSIFFTIPYDKGWSAYQDGKKLEIKQAQTGFMKVDVPKGKGTITLSFIPNGFVIGAACSLTALLLFGIYNHRRNLSKTEKD, encoded by the coding sequence ATGAAATCATTTTTTAAAACATATCAAACCTATTTTATTTCTTTCATCATTCCTGTAGTGATTATGTCTGGAGTATATCTATCTCAAGGTATCTACTGGAATAGCGATACATCCCCACTATTAGGAGACGGTTTTCATCAATACGTTATTTTTGATGTGGCTTTACGGAATATTCTACATGGAAATGGTAGTTTGTTTTACACTTTTACAAGTGGCCTCGGACTGAATTTCTATGCTCTATCTAGTTATTACTTGAGTAGCTTCCTTTCACCTCTGGTTTACTTTTTTAATCTGTCGAATATGCCAGATGCTGTCTATCTGACCACTCTATTAAAATTTGGATTGATTGGTCTGTCAACCTTCTTTAGTCTAAATAGATTATTTAAAGATATTCCGAAATCTTTAAAACTGGCCCAATCTACTTCTTATGCTCTGATGAGCTTTACTGTTAGTCAGTTAGAGATAAAAACCTGGCTAGATGTTTTTATCTTGATTCCTTTAATTATAACTGGCTTACACATGCTTATAACGGAAAAGAAGCGCCTGCTATACTTTACAAGTCTGTCAATCTTGTTTATTCAAAACTATTATTTTGGATATATGACAGCATTGTTTCTTATTTTCTGGTATCTCTGCCAAATTTCATGGGACTTTAAAACTCGAAAATCATCTTTTCTTGATTTTGTTGTTACCTCCTTTTTAGCAGGAATGGCTAGTTTGATTATGACTCTTCCCACTCTGTTTGATTTACAGACACATGGGGAAAAATTAACTGAAGTTACAAAGTTTCAAACTGAAAGTAGCTGGTATCTTGATCTCTTTGCTAAACAATTCATTGGATCTTTTGATACAACTAAGTATGGAGCTATACCAATGATTTTTGTTGGATTGCTTCCCTTTATTTTAACCATTCTATTTTTCACAATAAAATCCATAAGGTTTCACGTGAAACTTACCTATGCAATTTTCTTTACTTTTTTAATAACAAGTTTTTACATAGAAGCACTTGATTTGTTTTTGCAAGGGATGCATACCCCAAATATGTTTTTGCATCGCTATGCTTGGATTTTTTCCACTCTGTTAATTTATACTGCAGCAGAAGTACTAAATCGCTTGAAAGAACTGAAGCTCTGGAATCTATTTGTCTCACTTTTTCTTGTACTAACAGGATTTCTGGCTACTGTATACTTTAAATCACATTATTCTTTTTTAACTGATTTGAATATCCTACTCACTCTTGAATTTCTTCTAGTTTATGCTCTTTTACTTCTTGCAGTCATTAGAAAATTTATCTCTGTAAATCTATTTGCAATTCTTATGTCTTTATTTATAACAGCTGAGTTAAGCTTAAATTCTTCATCTCAAATGGAAGGAATAGCTAAAGAATGGGCCTTTGCTTCTCGTAGCGCCTATAATAGAGATGTAACCGCCATGGAATCCATTCTAAACCAAATTGACAATCCATTTACACGTACTGAAAAACTACAAATTCAGACAGGAAATGACAGTATGAAATTTAACTATAATGGAATCTCTCAATTTTCATCTGTACGAAATCGTTCCGCTAGCACTAGTTTGGATAAACTTGGATTCAAATCCTCTGGAACCAATCTAAATCTTCGTTATGCAAATAACAGTCTTTTAGCAGACAGTTTATTTGGAATCCAGTACAATATTTCTGAAACTTCACTTGATAAGTATGGCTTTCAAGAGATTTATCAAAAGGATCATTTAACCTTATATAAAAATCAACTCTCTTTACCCATTGCCTTTGCCACTCAATCTATTTACACAGATGTAAACTTTAACAATCACACTCTAGATAATCAGGCTTTATTTATAAACCAGCTTGCTAATCTCAACTTGGATTACTTCTCCCAAATAGCATATGATAAAACAGATACTTCAGATGGTTTAACCAGCATCACAGGTTCTGCGAATGAAGATGCAAAGATTGATTATCAAATTGAGGTTCCTCAAAATAGTCAAGTCTATCTCTCTTTTTCAAATCTTCATTTTACAAACGATAAGCAAAAGAAAGTTGACATCATTGTCAATGGAGAAAAAAAGACTTTTACAACTGACAATGCATTTAATTTCTTTAATTTGGGTTATACTGAAGAACAAAAAACTTTCGATATCAGTGTTAGTTTTCCTGGAAATTCTCAAGTATCATTTGAATCACCGACCTTCTATCGTTTAGATACTCAGGCTCTTACTGAAGCAATCCAAAAAATTAAAGAACAACCTGTAGAAGTATCCACCTCTAAAAATAAAGTCTTTGCTACATACGAAGTTAAACAAGATACCTCTATTTTCTTCACTATTCCTTATGACAAAGGTTGGTCTGCATACCAAGATGGGAAAAAACTTGAAATCAAGCAGGCTCAGACTGGTTTTATGAAAGTTGATGTTCCAAAAGGAAAAGGCACCATTACACTTTCCTTTATCCCCAATGGTTTTGTTATTGGAGCAGCCTGCTCACTAACTGCCCTTCTTCTTTTTGGGATCTATAATCACAGACGAAATTTATCTAAGACAGAAAAAGATTGA
- the recF gene encoding DNA replication/repair protein RecF (All proteins in this family for which functions are known are DNA-binding proteins that assist the filamentation of RecA onto DNA for the initiation of recombination or recombinational repair.), with amino-acid sequence MWLQHLTIKTFRNYKETKIDFNPKLNVFLGQNAQGKTNILEAIYFLALTRSHRTRTDKNLIHFDEEQLHLSGLLQKKTSSIPLEIDLTPKGRVTKVNHLKQARLSDYIGHMNVVLFAPEDLQLIKGAPSVRRKFIDIELGQIKPIYLSDLSNYNHILKQRNTYLKSSHKIDETFLSVLDDQLVEYGCRVIKHRIKFIKDLETFGQKKHLEISNQLEELSISYQSSVNFTDEELLMDSFKMALEKSRSRDLFKKNTGVGPHRDDISFYINGMDASFGSQGQHRSLVLSIKLAEIELMESITNESPILLLDDVMSELDNTRQLKLLETISHSIQTFITTTSLDHLQNLPENLSIFNIQNGKVSVNLN; translated from the coding sequence ATGTGGCTCCAACATTTAACAATAAAAACCTTTCGAAACTACAAAGAGACGAAAATTGATTTTAATCCAAAATTAAACGTCTTTTTGGGTCAAAATGCGCAAGGAAAAACCAATATTCTAGAAGCAATCTATTTCTTGGCCTTAACACGCAGCCATCGTACTCGAACAGATAAAAATCTCATTCATTTTGATGAAGAACAACTCCATCTTTCTGGCTTGCTACAGAAAAAAACAAGCTCTATACCTCTAGAAATTGATTTAACACCAAAAGGGCGTGTGACTAAAGTCAATCACTTAAAACAAGCTCGCCTCTCAGACTACATTGGACATATGAATGTGGTCCTCTTTGCACCTGAAGATCTCCAGTTAATTAAGGGAGCACCTTCTGTCCGTCGAAAATTTATAGACATTGAACTGGGACAAATTAAACCAATCTACTTGTCAGACCTGTCAAACTACAACCATATACTCAAGCAGAGAAATACCTACCTAAAATCTAGCCATAAGATTGATGAAACATTTCTGTCAGTCTTAGATGATCAGTTGGTAGAGTATGGTTGTCGCGTTATAAAGCATCGGATAAAATTCATTAAAGACCTAGAGACATTTGGTCAAAAAAAACACTTAGAAATTTCAAATCAATTAGAAGAACTGTCAATATCTTATCAATCATCTGTCAACTTTACTGATGAAGAACTGTTAATGGATTCTTTTAAAATGGCTTTAGAAAAAAGTAGATCAAGAGACTTATTTAAAAAGAATACTGGTGTTGGCCCTCATCGAGATGATATTTCTTTTTATATCAATGGTATGGATGCTAGTTTTGGAAGTCAAGGTCAACATCGTAGTCTAGTACTTTCTATCAAACTAGCAGAGATTGAGCTAATGGAAAGTATTACAAACGAGTCTCCGATACTACTGCTTGATGATGTTATGAGCGAACTTGACAATACACGGCAACTAAAATTACTAGAAACTATTTCTCACTCTATCCAAACATTTATCACAACAACAAGTTTAGACCACTTACAAAACTTGCCTGAAAATCTTAGTATCTTCAATATCCAAAATGGTAAAGTATCTGTAAATCTAAATTGA
- the yfmF gene encoding EF-P 5-aminopentanol modification-associated protein YfmF: MELVSEISAHFIQSKKFKTNKITIRFTAPLSLETIAGRMLSASMLETANKAYPTSQAFRRYLASLYGTDISTSAYRRGQVHILDLTFTYVRDDFLSKKNVLTSQIFELVRQTLFAPLAQDGAFEPALFEIERKQLLASLATDMDDSFYFAHKELDNLFFHDERLQLRYSDLRNRISNESPGSSYTCFQDALNKDRIDFFFLGDFNEVEVEEWLRSFSFTGRQIDVKPQYQQPYSNVLREGMIRKNVGQSVLELAYHCSTSYGDKHHLAMVVMNGLLGGFAHSKLFTNVRENAGLAYTISSQLDLFSGQLRMYAGIDRENRNQARKLMNHQLLELKKGNFTDLEIEQTKEMIRRTLLLAQDSQSSLIERVYLNSLLGKSTSDFYSWIEKLNQVDKEAICKAANSVRLQAIYFMEGIE, translated from the coding sequence ATGGAGTTGGTGTCTGAAATTTCAGCACATTTTATTCAATCCAAAAAGTTTAAAACAAATAAAATCACTATTCGTTTTACTGCTCCCTTATCTCTTGAGACAATAGCGGGACGCATGTTAAGTGCAAGTATGTTGGAAACTGCCAATAAAGCTTACCCAACATCTCAAGCTTTTCGCAGATACTTGGCAAGTTTATATGGAACAGATATTTCTACGAGTGCTTATCGTAGGGGACAGGTACATATTCTTGACCTAACATTTACCTATGTGAGGGATGATTTTTTAAGTAAAAAGAATGTCTTGACTTCTCAAATTTTTGAACTGGTGAGACAGACTTTATTTGCCCCCTTAGCTCAAGATGGTGCTTTTGAGCCAGCCTTATTTGAAATTGAAAGAAAACAGTTATTGGCTAGTTTAGCTACTGATATGGATGATTCATTTTATTTTGCTCATAAGGAATTGGATAACTTGTTCTTTCATGATGAACGTCTTCAATTGAGATATAGTGATTTACGAAATCGCATTTCAAATGAGTCTCCGGGAAGTAGCTACACTTGCTTTCAAGATGCTCTCAACAAAGATCGGATTGATTTCTTTTTCTTAGGTGATTTTAATGAAGTTGAAGTGGAGGAGTGGTTGAGATCATTCTCCTTTACAGGGCGTCAAATCGATGTCAAGCCTCAGTACCAACAACCATATTCAAATGTCCTTCGGGAAGGAATGATTCGTAAGAATGTGGGCCAATCCGTTTTGGAATTGGCTTACCATTGTTCTACGAGCTATGGAGACAAGCATCATTTAGCCATGGTAGTAATGAATGGTCTGTTAGGTGGTTTTGCTCACTCTAAGCTTTTTACAAATGTTCGGGAAAATGCTGGTCTAGCCTACACTATCTCCAGTCAATTGGATTTATTTAGTGGTCAATTGAGGATGTATGCTGGCATTGATCGGGAAAATCGTAATCAAGCAAGAAAATTGATGAATCATCAATTACTTGAACTAAAAAAAGGTAATTTTACAGATTTGGAGATTGAACAGACTAAGGAGATGATTCGCAGAACCTTGTTGCTTGCGCAAGATAGTCAGAGCTCACTAATCGAGCGAGTTTACTTGAATAGTTTGTTAGGGAAATCTACATCAGATTTTTACAGTTGGATTGAAAAATTAAATCAAGTTGATAAAGAAGCTATCTGCAAAGCAGCAAATAGTGTTCGGTTACAAGCGATATACTTTATGGAAGGAATAGAATGA
- a CDS encoding ATP-binding cassette domain-containing protein — protein sequence MLTVSDVSLRFSDRKLFDDVNIKFTEGNTYGLIGANGAGKSTFLKILAGDIEPTTGHISLGPDERLSVLRQNHFDYEDERAIDVVIMGNEKLYSIMKEKDAIYMKEDFSDEDGVRAAELEGEFAELGGWEAESEASQLLQNLNIPEELHYQNMSELANGEKVKVLLAKALFGKPDVLLLDEPTNGLDIQSITWLEDFLIDFDNTVIVVSHDRHFLNKVCTHMADLDFGKIKLYVGNYDFWKESSELAAKLLADRNAKAEEKIKQLQEFVARFSANASKSRQATSRKKMLDKIELEEIVPSSRKYPFINFKAEREIGNDLLTVENLTVKIDGETILDNISFILRPGDKTALIGQNDIQTTALIRAIMGDIDYEGTVKWGVTTSRSYLPKDNSADFAGGESILDWLRQFASKEEDDNTFLRGFLGRMLFSGDEVNKPVNVLSGGEKVRVMLSKLMLLKSNVLVLDDPTNHLDLESISSLNDGLKNFKESIIFASHDHEFIQTLANHIIVLSKNGVIDRIDETYDEFLENAEVQAKVKELWKD from the coding sequence TTGCTTACAGTATCTGATGTTTCACTACGTTTTAGTGATCGCAAACTTTTTGATGATGTCAATATCAAATTTACAGAAGGAAATACATACGGATTAATTGGTGCTAATGGTGCTGGGAAGTCTACATTCTTAAAAATCTTAGCTGGTGATATCGAGCCAACAACTGGTCACATCTCTCTTGGTCCAGATGAACGTCTCTCTGTCCTCCGTCAAAATCACTTTGACTATGAAGATGAACGTGCTATTGATGTCGTCATTATGGGAAATGAAAAACTTTATAGCATCATGAAGGAAAAAGATGCTATTTACATGAAGGAAGATTTTTCCGATGAAGATGGTGTTCGTGCAGCTGAACTCGAAGGTGAATTTGCCGAACTTGGAGGTTGGGAGGCAGAGAGCGAAGCATCTCAACTACTTCAAAACCTAAATATTCCAGAAGAATTGCACTACCAAAACATGAGCGAATTGGCCAATGGTGAAAAAGTGAAGGTTCTCCTTGCTAAAGCCTTATTTGGTAAACCTGATGTTCTTCTCTTGGACGAGCCGACCAACGGTCTTGATATCCAGTCTATTACTTGGTTAGAAGACTTCTTGATTGACTTTGATAACACCGTTATCGTTGTATCCCATGACCGCCACTTCTTAAACAAAGTATGTACCCACATGGCTGACCTTGACTTTGGAAAAATCAAACTCTATGTCGGAAACTACGACTTCTGGAAGGAATCTTCTGAGCTTGCTGCTAAATTGCTAGCAGACCGCAATGCCAAAGCGGAAGAAAAAATTAAACAATTACAAGAATTCGTTGCTCGATTCTCTGCCAACGCTTCTAAGTCAAGACAGGCAACGTCTCGTAAAAAAATGCTTGACAAGATTGAACTAGAAGAAATTGTGCCATCTAGCCGTAAATATCCATTTATCAACTTTAAAGCAGAGCGTGAGATTGGTAATGATCTCTTGACAGTAGAAAATCTAACTGTAAAGATTGATGGTGAAACTATCCTAGATAATATTAGTTTCATCTTGCGTCCAGGTGATAAGACAGCTCTTATTGGACAAAATGACATCCAAACGACTGCATTAATTCGTGCAATTATGGGTGACATCGACTATGAAGGAACTGTCAAGTGGGGAGTTACTACTAGCCGTTCTTACTTGCCAAAAGACAACTCGGCTGATTTTGCAGGGGGAGAGTCAATCCTTGACTGGTTGCGTCAATTTGCAAGTAAAGAAGAAGATGACAATACCTTCCTACGTGGTTTCCTTGGTCGTATGCTCTTCTCTGGTGATGAGGTTAACAAACCTGTAAACGTCTTGTCAGGGGGAGAAAAAGTACGTGTCATGCTTTCAAAACTTATGCTCTTGAAATCAAATGTCCTTGTACTTGATGATCCAACAAATCACTTGGATTTGGAATCTATTTCAAGCTTGAACGATGGATTGAAAAACTTTAAAGAATCAATCATCTTTGCCAGCCATGACCACGAGTTCATTCAAACTTTGGCAAACCATATCATTGTTTTGTCAAAAAATGGCGTCATTGATCGTATCGATGAAACCTACGATGAATTCCTAGAAAATGCAGAAGTACAAGCAAAAGTTAAAGAACTTTGGAAAGATTAA
- the yaaA gene encoding S4 domain-containing protein YaaA, protein MEYKLFEEFITLQALLKELGIIQSGGAIKSFLIEHQVYFNGELESRRGKKIRIGDTIGIPDLKIDITLTQPSLKEQEEYQTDKIEKERIAKLVKEMNKGVKKEKQKTTLSPKTKQAPRFPGR, encoded by the coding sequence ATGGAATACAAATTATTTGAAGAATTTATTACGCTCCAAGCCCTCCTAAAAGAGCTTGGAATTATACAAAGCGGCGGTGCTATCAAATCCTTTCTAATAGAGCATCAAGTTTACTTTAATGGTGAATTAGAAAGTAGACGTGGGAAAAAAATCCGTATTGGAGATACGATTGGCATCCCTGATTTAAAAATTGACATCACCTTGACACAACCAAGTTTAAAAGAGCAAGAAGAATACCAAACAGATAAGATTGAAAAAGAGCGAATTGCTAAACTTGTCAAAGAGATGAACAAGGGTGTAAAGAAAGAAAAACAAAAAACCACTTTATCACCTAAAACCAAACAAGCTCCACGTTTTCCAGGAAGATAA
- the trpS gene encoding tryptophan--tRNA ligase encodes MTKPIILTGDRPTGKLHIGHYVGSLKNRVLLQEEDKYDMFVFLADQQALTDHAKDPQTIVESIGNVALDYLAVGLDPSKSTIFIQSQIPELAELSMYYMNLVSLARLERNPTVKTEIAQKGFGESIPTGFLVYPIAQAADITAFKANYVPVGTDQKPMIEQTREIVRSFNNAYNCDVLVEPEGIYPENERAGRLPGLDGNAKMSKSLNNGIYLADDADTLRKKVMSMYTDPNHIRVEDPGKIEGNMVFHYLDVFGRPEDAQDIAEMKEHYQHGGLGDVKTKRYLLEILECELGPIRERRIEFAKDMGEVYNMLQKGSEKAREVAGQTLSEVKGAMGLNYFKL; translated from the coding sequence ATGACGAAACCTATTATTTTAACAGGAGATCGCCCAACAGGAAAACTGCATATTGGACATTATGTTGGGAGTCTTAAAAATAGAGTATTGCTGCAGGAAGAAGACAAGTATGACATGTTTGTTTTTTTGGCGGACCAACAAGCCTTGACAGATCACGCCAAAGACCCTCAAACGATTGTAGAATCGATTGGTAATGTTGCCTTGGATTACCTAGCAGTTGGATTGGATCCAAGTAAATCAACCATCTTTATTCAAAGTCAGATTCCAGAGTTAGCTGAACTGTCTATGTACTATATGAATTTGGTGTCACTAGCACGTTTAGAGCGCAATCCTACAGTGAAAACAGAGATTGCTCAGAAAGGGTTTGGAGAAAGTATTCCGACAGGATTTTTGGTTTATCCGATTGCGCAAGCAGCAGATATTACTGCCTTCAAAGCTAATTATGTTCCTGTTGGGACAGATCAGAAACCAATGATTGAGCAAACTCGCGAGATTGTTCGTTCCTTCAATAATGCTTATAACTGTGATGTCTTGGTGGAACCGGAAGGTATTTATCCAGAAAATGAGAGAGCAGGGCGTTTGCCTGGTTTAGATGGAAATGCCAAGATGTCTAAATCCCTTAATAATGGTATTTATCTAGCTGATGATGCGGATACGTTGCGTAAAAAAGTCATGAGCATGTATACTGATCCGAACCATATTCGAGTCGAGGATCCAGGTAAGATTGAAGGAAATATGGTTTTCCATTATCTAGATGTGTTTGGTCGTCCTGAAGATGCTCAAGACATTGCAGAGATGAAAGAACACTATCAACATGGTGGTCTTGGCGATGTGAAGACGAAGCGTTATCTACTTGAAATACTCGAATGCGAACTTGGTCCTATTCGTGAGCGCCGTATCGAATTTGCTAAGGATATGGGAGAAGTGTACAATATGCTTCAAAAAGGTAGTGAGAAAGCGCGTGAGGTTGCGGGGCAAACTCTATCTGAAGTTAAGGGAGCAATGGGACTAAATTATTTTAAATTATAG
- the guaB gene encoding IMP dehydrogenase, which translates to MSNWDTKFLKKGFTFDDVLLIPAESHVLPNDADLTTKLADNLTLNIPIITAAMDTVTESQMAIAIARAGGLGVIHKNMSIAQQADEVRKVKRSENGVIIDPFFLTPEHTIAEADELMGRYRISGVPVVETLENRKLVGILTNRDLRFISDYNQPISNHMTSENLVTAPVGTDLATAESILQEHRIEKLPLVDEEGRLSGLITIKDIEKVIEFPNAAKDEFGRLLVAGAVGVTSDTFERAEALFEAGADAIVIDTAHGHSAGVLRKIAEIRAHFPDRTLIAGNIATAEGARALYDAGVDVVKVGIGPGSICTTRVIAGVGVPQVTAIYDAAAVAREYGKTIIADGGIKYSGDIVKALAAGGNAVMLGSMFAGTDEAPGETEIFQGRKFKTYRGMGSIAAMKKGSSDRYFQGSVNEANKLVPEGIEGRVAYKGAAADIVFQMIGGIRSGMGYCGAANLKELHDNAQFIEMSGAGLKESHPHDVQITNEAPNYSM; encoded by the coding sequence ATGTCTAATTGGGATACTAAATTTTTAAAAAAAGGTTTTACCTTTGATGATGTATTGCTCATTCCAGCAGAAAGTCATGTGTTGCCTAATGATGCAGATTTAACAACAAAATTGGCAGATAATCTGACTTTAAATATCCCAATTATAACAGCCGCCATGGATACAGTCACAGAAAGTCAAATGGCTATTGCCATTGCTCGTGCGGGTGGTCTTGGAGTAATCCATAAAAATATGTCTATTGCGCAACAGGCAGATGAAGTTCGCAAGGTAAAACGTTCTGAAAATGGTGTTATTATTGATCCATTCTTCTTGACTCCAGAACACACTATTGCTGAAGCAGATGAACTGATGGGACGTTACCGTATCAGTGGTGTTCCAGTTGTGGAAACACTTGAAAATCGTAAATTGGTTGGTATTTTAACAAACCGAGATCTTCGCTTTATTTCAGACTACAATCAGCCAATCTCAAACCATATGACTAGTGAAAATCTTGTTACTGCTCCTGTTGGTACAGACCTTGCAACAGCTGAAAGCATTCTTCAAGAACACCGTATTGAAAAACTTCCTTTGGTTGATGAAGAAGGTCGTCTTTCTGGTTTGATTACTATCAAAGATATTGAAAAAGTGATTGAGTTTCCAAATGCTGCTAAAGATGAGTTTGGTCGTCTCTTAGTTGCAGGTGCAGTAGGTGTTACTTCAGATACATTTGAACGTGCCGAAGCCCTTTTTGAAGCAGGAGCGGATGCCATTGTTATTGATACTGCCCATGGTCACTCTGCTGGTGTTCTACGTAAAATCGCTGAAATTCGTGCTCACTTCCCAGACCGCACTTTGATTGCTGGAAATATTGCCACTGCAGAAGGTGCGCGTGCTCTTTATGATGCAGGTGTAGATGTTGTCAAAGTCGGTATTGGACCAGGTTCTATCTGTACTACTCGTGTGATTGCAGGGGTTGGTGTCCCACAAGTGACAGCAATCTATGATGCAGCAGCAGTTGCGCGTGAATATGGAAAAACAATCATTGCTGATGGTGGAATCAAGTATTCTGGAGATATTGTAAAAGCCCTTGCTGCAGGTGGAAATGCGGTTATGCTTGGATCAATGTTTGCTGGAACAGACGAAGCACCAGGTGAAACGGAAATCTTCCAAGGACGTAAGTTTAAAACTTACCGTGGTATGGGATCAATCGCTGCAATGAAGAAAGGTTCAAGTGACCGTTACTTCCAAGGTTCTGTCAATGAAGCAAACAAACTTGTTCCAGAAGGAATTGAAGGTCGTGTTGCCTATAAAGGCGCAGCAGCTGATATTGTCTTCCAAATGATTGGTGGTATTCGCTCTGGTATGGGTTACTGTGGCGCAGCTAACCTTAAAGAATTGCACGACAACGCTCAATTTATTGAAATGTCTGGGGCTGGTCTAAAAGAAAGCCATCCTCATGATGTACAAATCACTAATGAAGCGCCAAACTACTCTATGTAA